In Castanea sativa cultivar Marrone di Chiusa Pesio chromosome 6, ASM4071231v1, a single window of DNA contains:
- the LOC142641659 gene encoding cytochrome b5-like encodes MASNVKVYTFEEVAKHNNKKTCWIIVSGKVYDVTPFLEDHPGGDEVLISSTDRDATDGFEFVDHSDSAKEMMKKYYIGDFDKPAVPVKQNRNPPPQQNQSPGFTIKILQFLVPLLSLGLAFGLQYFGKRG; translated from the exons ATGGCTTCTAATGTCAAAGTTTATACCTTTGAAGAGGTAGCAAAGCACAATAATAAGAAGACCTGCTGGATTATAGTCTCTGGGAAA GTGTACGATGTCACCCCATTTCTGGAGGATCATCCTGGAGGTGATGAAGTTTTGATATCATCTACCG ATAGAGATGCAACAGATGGGTTTGAATTTGTGGACCACAGTGACTCTGCAAAGGAGATGATGAAAAAATATTACATTGGTGATTTTGACAAACCGGCTGTTCCAGTCAAACAAAACCGCAATCCACCTCCCCAACAAAACCAATCTCCAGGATTCACAATTAAAATCTTGCAAtttcttgtgcccttgttgagTTTAGGCCTAGCTTTTGGTCTGCAGTACTTCGGCAAAAGAGGGTAG